A window of the Henckelia pumila isolate YLH828 chromosome 3, ASM3356847v2, whole genome shotgun sequence genome harbors these coding sequences:
- the LOC140890019 gene encoding uncharacterized protein, producing MTMMQNRGINITYYKAWKGKELALNQLRGDPDESFHMLPSYLNMVKQVNPGSITHLVVDNNRFRYMFLAYDACINGYKFMRKVVAVDGTFLKGKYNGVLLVATTQDGEFHQFPIAWGVVDSETVESWTWFMLKLQELVPDDEELVIISDRHQGIISDVANVYKQAHHGYCVWHLSQNIKTRSKQKGATELFMRIAYAYKQSEFDSLYSDMRNRYPQVAKYLEEHTSPEKWSRSHCPRTRYNIMTTNGVESINSRLRTERDLPIVSLLDALQKLTSCWFSRYRNAATASTTVVTPAIESILRERFNASQKNQVYELNNLQYHVYAQDDHETVDFASNSCSCRVYDLDRIPCSHAIAASYAANLRIYDLCSEYYTTHTRVLAYSGTIYPVPQCSEWTKTIDPLAQKLLPPNVKQKRGRRKVNRNPSIGEFGKR from the coding sequence ATGACAATGATGCAGAATAGGGGTATTAATATCACCTATTACAAGGCTTGGAAAGGTAAAGAACTAGCACTTAATCAGCTAAGAGGTGATCCTGATGAGAGTTTCcatatgttgccttcatattTGAACATGGTCAAGCAGGTAAATCCAGGTAGCATCACACATCTTGTTGTTGACAATAATAGGTTTAGATACATGTTCTTAGCATATGATGCTTGTATAAATGGATATAAATTCATGCGAAAAGTAGTTGCAGTTGATGGAACATTTCTAAAGGGAAAGTACAATGGTGTTTTGCTTGTTGCTACAACACAAGATGGTGAATTTCACCAATTTCCTATTGCATGGGGTGTTGTTGACTCCGAGACTGTGGAGTCATGGACATGGTTTATGTTGAAGTTGCAGGAATTGGTACCAGATGATGAAGAACTAGTAATAATCTCGGACCGACATCAGGGTATAATATCTGATGTGGCAAATGTTTACAAACAAGCACATCATGGTTATTGTGTGTGGCACTTGTCACAAAATATCAAAACTAGGAGTAAACAAAAAGGTGCTACAGAGTTGTTCATGCGTATAGCATATGCATACAAACAAAGTGAATTTGATTCGTTGTATAGTGATATGAGAAACAGGTACCCTCAAGTTGCGAAATATTTGGAAGAGCATACTTCTCCAGAAAAGTGGTCTAGATCTCATTGCCCAAGAACACGATACAACATAATGACAACCAATGGAGTGGAGTCAATAAATTCTAGATTGCGCACTGAAAGGGATCTTCCAATTGTTTCATTGTTAGATGCACTTCAAAAATTGACTTCATGTTGGTTTAGCCGATATCGTAATGCTGCTACTGCATCTACAACTGTAGTAACTCCTGCTATTGAGTCAATTCTGCGTGAAAGGTTCAATGCTTCTCAAAAAAACCAAGTCTATGAGTTGAACAACTTGCAGTATCATGTTTATGCCCAAGATGACCATGAAACTGTTGATTTTGCAAGTAATTCATGTAGTTGTAGAGTTTATGATTTAGATAGAATTCCATGTTCTCATGCCATAGCAGCTAGTTATGCAgcaaatttgagaatttatgacTTATGCTCGGAGTACTATACTACCCATACAAGGGTACTTGCTTACTCTGGTACCATATATCCTGTGCCTCAATGTAGCGAATGGACGAAGACAATTGACCCATTGGCACAAAAGTTGCTGCCACCTAATGTGAAGCAAAAGCGTGGAAGGAGAAAAGTGAATAGAAATCCATCTATCGGTGAGTTTGGGAAACGATGA